The DNA region GAGTTTAGACCCGAGCTGgagtgtttctgtctgtgtccAGTGAGCATGTGTTCGGCTGTGAGCGGGCTGCTGTTCTCAGGTAACGTTATAGTTAGCCACCGAGCTAATCGCTTCCTAAAACCGTACAGTAACAAGGGTCTTTAGTCTGcgttaaataaatgtgtttatttacggCGAATACGGAGAGTTCAGCACGCGCAGGGTTGAACTCTTGCAACAAGTCTGTGCTGAAATATTTCGagcttattatttatttcctcCAGTTACTCACCTCCCTTTCTTCCGTTGCCTTTGAACAAGAGGCAACAGCTGCAGTAGTCCGCGCATGCGCACAACCACACTCCGCAGCTGAGGATCACAGCATTGACATCCCAGGAGCACATGTATTTAAtatcataacattaaaatgacctgcTGCTTATacagtcattgtccattttagcAGATCCACTTACCATTGTACTCTGCTGTCCGTTTGTTTTTCTGGATAATTTGTAAAATCCTGCCGGTCATTTttagctctgcagtgacactgacttggtagtgtattagtgtgtgtttcactggtacgagtggatcagacacagcagagctgctggactttttcAACTCCTCAGTTTCACTGCTGGGGTGGCAAGGTGGCCCAACATGTCATTTTCCAGGTTTCTGGGTTTGGGGGTTCAGGGTGTAACCCCActtgcacccagtaattccAAATAGGCCCTGGACCGAAACTAAATGATTGAATGAGTTTCACTGCTTGGAACACTGCAAAGTGAACCAGCACCATGTGCTTAGTAGAGTGGCCAGGGGAATGGATACAGTGTTTAAGAgctccagcagcattgctgtgtctgagccatttgtaccagtgcaacacaccaACATGTCAGTTTCTTTAGTGTTGGGAATAACCCACCATTCAAATCAGAACCTGCCTCCTCTGTGGGGGAACCACTGAAAAACATGAAAGGGGATTTATGGAGAGTAACGGAGGGACCCATTAGTATAATAGCAACACATTAAGAGAAACATTGCCATCTACTGGTGTGAAGGCCTCTTGGGACCCTCGACGCATACTAAAGGAAAACTATCTTGGGTAAAATAAGGACCATAGAATACCTGTCCTAAAAAGAACTTGATTAAATGTACAAAAGTAGCTGCTcaaaaatctacatatttttttttgtaacatgtCTGCCTGCAGAATGTGTACAgtcctttattttctttttgaattttaatgtaaataatacaaAGACTCTTCACGTACAACCTTATGCTAGACCCTTTTTaagtacaaaactaaacatggaacTTAATGGATGACAGTAGCCTATGTGGCCAAATATCTTTGAGTACTTGGTCATCTAACATACCTTCAAACAAAGGGTATCTGTAGGGAGTTTGTCCCTCACCTTTGCAAAACCAATCTCACCCCTTCTATTAAaactttacttttattttggaaCATTCTGGTAAGGATTTTATGGCAATCAGCCATAAGCATATTAGTAAGGTCAGGTTCTGATTAGTGATgtttatttctggatcacaTCCACCATTttaactcatcccaaatcttGCTCCACCTCCAGAAAACATGTGCTCTCTAACCCAATTCTGAGGGGTTTCCTATATATGTGTGTAGGCTATGCATCTCCAATGACTAAAGCCAAATGAAAATGGCATGACAACATTTAACCAAATCTAACATTCACAGTAATCCCCCGCAATTTCATAGCCAATAGACATTATGTACGTTAGAAAGTTATGGCTAGGCAGCCGCCGTCTctggaggagaggagaagaaacTTTGCTACTGGTAATGACTTTGACTTGATGATATGGTGATGGGGTACTTTTAATAATGGTACTGCTTAATTGTACCTTATATTCCTTGAAAAATGTTTATCACAGTACTCATGATTGTTATTTTTTGGaccaaatatgtaaataaatgtgttaagcAAGAAGTCATTGACTTGAGTGCTATGAATTTTGGAATTGTATGTTGTTATATGTCCACGGTCCAACACCaccatttgttttaaatgaatacaaTGCTTACAATGTTTCTTCAGTGCTGTTGAGTTGTTTTAAtagaaaaatgtgtttgttaaataaaaatacataactTTTTCTATGCAGGCTTAAAGTAAACATTGTATGATAGATTTTTTAAAGGAGTACACGtcaaacaatattaaaaaatgaacaaaagtgAATATTCAACATTTAACAACATATATGTGTACTGAGAATGCCAGataatgatttaaaaactcTAAATACATAGTAGatccaataaataaaaataattagctTCTTACTGTGTCTGACAGTGTTGAAAAAAACATAGTAATAATAGGAAAAATGcctattttattaaaaagataCACTGGTACATTGCTGAACAGCCAAGACCTTAGTCTATAATGATATACCTTAAGATTTCGAATTAACTTttaattttcaaaattaaaacctGTTTTATCCAGATTCTCCagaatcagtgtgtgttaatgtatgtGCATTGCTCCTGGTCATATTCTGTCTAATGTTAGTGATCACTTCCTGATCTTGGGGGGTTTGGTTGAACTTGATGAGCACAGATTAGTGATTGGCTCAGTCCAGGAGCTCAGTCTGGAGTCTATATAAGCGccaatacacactcactctctcctttAAGCCAAAGAGTGAAAATGAGTTACAGCTCAGACCCGCACTTCTCATCTTCCTCCTACAGGAAAGTGTTCGGGGCCAGTCCTCGTTTCAACGCGTCGGGCTCCTCATCTCGAATGAAGCCGAGGACCTCCAGCTCACTACCCGTGTCCCGGAGCCTGTCTGTGGGCTCGTACGCCAGGTCTGTGCGCTCTGCGGTGACCATGGCGCCCGGGGACAGCGTGGACGTCTCTCAGGCGTCTGTGCTCAACAGCGAGATGAAGATCATCCGGACGAACGAGAAGGAGCAGCTGCAGGGTCTTAATGACCGCTTCGTCTCCTTCATCGAGAAGGTGCGCACCCTGGAGCAGCAAAACAAAGCGCTGGAGACGGAGCTGACGACTATGCGCCAGAGACACAGCGAGCCGCGGAGACTCGCCGAGCTCTACCAGCGACAGATCAGCGAGCTGCGCGCACAGCTGGCCGCGGCGAGCGGAGACCGAGACCGGACCCTTATCGAGAGAGACACCGCCGAGGACGAGCTCCGCAAACTGCAGTCCAAGTTTGAAGAAGAGTCTCGGGCACGGGACGAGGCCGAGCAGGCGCTGCGCTGCTTCAGGAAGGACGTGGACGACGCCACGGTGGCGCGCCTCCAGCTCGAGCGCCGTGTCGAGGCTCTGCTGGACGAGATGGACTTCATGAGGAAAGTGCACGACGAGGAGGTGGCCGAGCTCACCGCTATGATGCACGCGGCGCaggtctccgtggacgtcgtggACACGAGCAAACCGGACCTCACCTCCGCGCTCAAAGAGATCCGCTGCCAGTTCGAGTCCCTGGCCTCCAAAAACATGCAGTCCACCGAGGAGTGGTACAAGGCCAAGTTCTACAGCTTGAACGAGCAGACCACCAGGAACAACGAGGCCCTGCGAGCCGCCAAAGAAGAGCTGAATGAGCACAGGAGGCAGGTCCAGTCCAAAAGCATGGAGATAGAAGCGCTCCGAGGCACCAGCGAATCGTTGGAGAGGCAGATGAGGGAGATGGAGGACGAGCACAGCGCTGAAGTGGCAGGTTATCAGGTGGCTATATTATACCTTCATACTGAAGACCTCAGGACTCCTTTAGGGGCCCACATCCCAGTTCCTCGTTTTCAAAACTTGGTTAATCAACATTTTTTATTCCCCGAAATGTACAGTTTattaatttgtacatttaattaatttagtctacatgctggaacatttctgtaaaaatctgattgcattcagcccgGGGTGCAGGGACCAACAGGTGTGTCAGGTATTGTTGTTGGATGTTAGACTGGATCACAAACTTTACTTCAGTTCATCCCAAATATACTGGCTGTAGAAATACCACTGCTCTTAAGGCCAGTGCTGGTGAGCTTTAACCCTGGAGCCCACACTTAGTACTGGACCCCAAGCTCATGAGCAGCTGCTACATTTCATGAATTTCTAGCAGAACATCTGTAGCTTGAAGAGTTTGAATTCAGTGATGAGTGGTGTCCACAAATTTtggacatttacatttacagacattACTGACTAATATGCCTCTGTATTCATATTTAACATTGattgcattttaaaatgaaaattataGGAAACTGAGGGATTTTTTTTCATCACCTGATACCTGAAACAGAATGGTGGAACCTCCCTTTAATGTGCGAGCATACAGTCTGCTCAGGCGTCATTAATTCTAGGACAGTGCACAGGAGTCTCCTATTCTCTAACTCACACATATTGATCTAGGCATATTGCATATAAATGCTGTCAAatcacaaacatgtatctccatttttgtggatttctaGTTTATTACATTTGAACACTGAagcagtccttcacactgtgtgaaaatctcatgatgaacagatcaatagaaatgctccaatattacatgaaataattttttttacgtTCACTTCTGTTAATAGTTAATACTTCTAAAGTAACTATAAAgttcatatatttaaaatagtCCATAAAGCTGACCCGCTAATGGGTAAGCCTTGTCCGTGGTGCTGAACTTGGCTTCACTTTAGGTGGATGGAGCTAATTCCATCTCCAAGCTTCTAAAGAGGATTCCACAGAAGAGGTTTGCAAGGTCACGATGCGTGTCCTTAAACACTATTGGTTTCTTCATGTTTAATGTACTAGAGTTTTGGGAATGTTTTGCGTGTTTTGTCTCTGTAAGACTTTAGTATGGTCAGTTAAGTTGTTTCATTTGAAGTTGTCAGCAGATACCACACATTCTGAAGTTGACAATGTGGAAGGACACCTGAAAGGTAATCAGATTAGTACAGAAATATCACGGCCTGCATAATTAAACAGCCATAGAAAGTGCAGGATATGAGTTCACATAGGTTTTTATACTTGCTAAAACTCTGATTTAACCATTTCAGCGAgtatatacattaaatatatgtgaattaaTTTCTCTAAAATGTTCATTATGCATTAAACATGATTGATTTACTTGTCTCATGATTGGCAAAATTGTCTTATTAACCAGGAAACAATCAGTCATCTGGAACTGGAACTGAGAAACACCAAGAGTGAGATGGCTCATCACCTCAGAGATTACCAGGACTTACTAAACGTCAAGATGGCTCTGGATATTGAAATTGCAGCATACAGGTAAAACAAATgttaagaaaaacaaatttttATAGGAAATGTAACTCAAATGAGATGAAGATCCATGTTGTTTTGTAACCCCTGAATAAACCACTTTATAGCATCAATGAACAAGGTCTTGTAAAGGAGTAATCAGTCAAGGTTTCCAATCACAAGTTTCCATGTGGGACATATATTTTATCTGCGCATAATATCCAAGGAATTGTATTATGCTCTGCATTCATGCTCCAATTTAAATTCTGTTTTGTTCCCAAGAAAACTGCTGGAAGGGGAGGAGACACATTTTGGTGCAGGCACAGGTTACTCCAGCATCAACCATGACATACCCAGCATGCACTACAGCTGCCAGAGCCATTCTTTCACAAGTTCAACCCGCAATCctaagaaagagaaggatgacgAACAGGGAAAACCAAAGTCAGGTGCTCAGCATGAAGAAATGACTGAGGAAAACTCAAAGAAAAAAGAGATGGATGAGGATGTGGATGTCAATTCAAATTAGCATACGTCCGGTTTATATAACAATATAGTTTTCATTGTCTACACTTTTGAAAGAAACCACTGTGTTGATTTAATTTACTCGAGCTGCTACCAGAAAACGAGAAAAtgctaaaaatatgtttttagatataaAATCTTTTTCAGATGCTGTTTGGGATTTTTGAGAATATTCTGTATGAGaatatactgtaaaatattGTCTATTAGATCACTATGTTGTGTTGTAGATGAACTGTCTACAGCTAACAATACAATTTTTACAAGTATTACTTTTGTAAGTAAATCAATTATTTCATGTTAGATTTACAAATGGACCAAATATATCTCATGCTGCATCACTTAAGTGAATGCCTTAAAATGAGCAAACTGTCATTATTGTCTGATGTTTTTCCTCAGTCATCTATGAAGCCATAGTCCTAACTGGATTGTATCAAGTAACAATAAAGACATTCTTTTACCCTGGGAGTTCATTTGGTTTCTTTAaatctttacattttacatCACAGTGATTAATTGACTTTCACCGATCATGTTTTTATTGCACCAGCACAAATAAAGAATATGCTGATCTGTTCCAATCAACTAAAGTGCCATTACTTACTGCAGTTTTATAATGAGACCTTGTGATAATGTTTATCTAACTGAGCTTGGCAAGACATAAGATATACACAGCATTTACCCAGCATTACTAAGTGCTAAACAAATTAGCTCAAATCAGAACCGGATACCTAGGCTTTATCTGTTcatgaactaaaaaaaaaaaaataaataaaaaataagcctCTTCCTGTCCTTTCTTCCTAAAAGAAAAGATCCATAAACAACCAATTCCAGCTATAACATGTTATCCAGTCCTACCACAATATGTAAATCCTGTTTGAAATACAAGTACTGGGAGACTGGTTTGATTTTCATTTATACTGTATGCATTTCACAAGTTTACGGCCACGGAATTGgttggtattattattattatcccaCATATCCGTGTAATAATATGCTTGCCTAAGACCTTTAGTATCTTTTTACACCTCAGCCcacatacattttcaaacagCAAGGTCACCCATCTTATTAGCTTTGAAGACACAGGTTCTGTTTAGGTTTATGTGACATTAACATTTCTTTACAAGCTAAACGTTAAAAAACATTACACAATCCTACATTTAAAATGCAATAGGATATAAACTCTATATATTATTCCCTTAACATATTGAtatgttaaaacattttatcATAGGAAACAAAAGGTAATTTGCCCAGGGATTTGCCCACTTAAAGGGGActctcttttatttgtttatgttcagaagtctAAAACAATGCCattgaaagaagagagagagagagagagagagagaaatcacaacatactggacagagacacttttttatatctatttaaagacactggggcttcactGGCACATTAGAAGATGCTTCCTCAGCATTTGCTGCTGTACAGTCTATCTGCGTGCTCAAAAACTGATCTAATGTGTATTTGGAAGTATttggagtatttttagacaatggaaaATAATGGCTTATATTTgatgttttggatcacttaaggtggaaatgtctccaaacccgggagacggctaactgatTTACGGAAAGTGGTAAAAAAACTaaatgagttacaaatgagtttctgtggtaattcagacagtaaattaaacatacaaattaaacttcagccacgtacaaacaacagtaggTTTTTCTGCTCAAAcaaaacattccaccttaaaagatgcttaaAATCTGGTTGTAAACATCTATAACGAATCAGCATCAGACACTTGTTTCATATCAGTCGGTCAAAAAAACACATCAGATTATATGATCTCTCTTTTAATTTAAATCCAATGCTTTCACAGCAAAAATACAACCATACAAATTGAAATTTGATTCAAAATCAGTAACAAAACACGCCTTTAATGGCTGGTAAACAGGTGCATTAAATGCATTTCATTGCATCCATTTTTGCCTTACTAAAATAACCTTGTTTTAACACTCCATATCACACAAAGCACAAAGTGTCTATAACACCTACACCTGTATGAAGATCCTATAGAAAAGTAGAACAAGAGAAGAGTTGCAGCAAGTTCTCCATGTTTTCACAGAATGTGCCATTTGAAACAACACTGGTTTCAAGGAAggaacatttttaacattaagCAGTTTGGAAAACAAACAACTTTTGATTCTGAAAACCTCAGGAATAGCCCTTACTCTATTCATTGTAGACAACAGACTGGAGAAATCTGCATCTTCTTTTCACTGAGCTGGCAGCACGAGCCCAAAGTGTAAAACCAGCATTCCATCCTAAGATTGGGGAAAATGGAACATGAGGACATTATTGTGTTCTTAAGTAGATATTCTGAATTCAGGTCTTGATTTTATGTGTCTAGAATTTagcatatatattttaataaatacaagCCAAGTTGATTCTGGATAATAACATAACTATGAATGTACATACAAATTAATTGttccaatttaaaatttaacaaTATTTAACAGATACTTACTTGCAGGGCATTTTCTCCCATTGTGTTTTGAACTTCTCTCAAAGACAGACACTGCTCTAGGAGGTGCTCCCCACAAGCAACATCAACCTACAAGAGAAAGAGGAATTAAATGTACAATACCTAAAATGATcttcatacattcattttcctttttcagctccaataatacattattttaaataaaataaaatatatgaataaaagtaatataattaaaacaagGAAAGGACAATTACCTTGATCAACTTAAAAAAAGGATCTATACCAAAGTACATATAATCATATTCCATTCCAATATAATCCAATCTATGTGTGTAGTCAAAAAATGTCTTACTTGCAATTATCTAAAAAAATCTGTAttgatttttttcatttcaataaATCTGTATTgagatttaattcatttttaactgTTCAAATGTCTTAATATTGTCTTCCAATATCTGATATAAATGAGTTAAACCATAATATGGCTattttttaaaagctgtatCTAAGTTGTTTGGCATGAAAGTCTTCATATGTCCATTGTGCCATTTTTTAAATAGAGACATCTAGAAATGGTAACGTGTAATGGCTCTGATCTTTTTTGAGCCAACGTGTACTTGTGTTATTCTGGATCCACATTAGTAATGGCCTCATCTGTGCCGCCCAAGCGTATTACCTTAGGTCAGGATGTTTAAGCCCTCAGTCTTACTTAGATAACTGTAACGTTTTAAGTCTAATTCTTGGataatttcttttttacatATGAACTGAGTAATCATCTTATCCAAATTATCAAAACAGGCCCTCAGAACTTCAATAGGTAACATCTGAAATAGATAAAACAGTCTGGGAATGATAATCATAAGTATACTTTCAAAGCAGCCTGTGTGaatctgttttttaaacattttaattgttatttaacTGACTTCAAGCCTTAGAGACCAAAgcttccaaaaaaacaaaatctcaGATTTGCAATATGCCAAGTATACAGGGTATGTGTAGGCACTGGGAAATTAAATTTAAGACAGTTTTAATAACGTTTGCAATAGCAAAAATGGCAAAAGGTACACAACACCAATGCTGTGTTCACTGACTTTACTGAATGATTTTTAACTTTCTTTCCCAGCCCCCCAACGTCACAGAAGCTaatctttttcctctctccctctcctgtcCTTTAGGCTGTGCCCTAAAGCATTTTGTTGGCCGGTCTCCAGCACTCCATCCAGCGCAAGATTAGTCTTAGCCACagaagacagtgagagacagccAAGAAATTACCTTAAGCCACTAATCCAGGTATGGTCATTTAGACACATGCAATTTGCTTCCACAAACAACTAATTTACATTGCTTCAAATTCACAATGCACACAGTAGAATGCAATGCACAGTAAGAAGCTGTTATTATCATGTTGACTGCAATGCTGTATATTTTAGTAATGTTCATGGAATATGCCAAGATGATACTGAAGCAAATCTGAAAATGCAATCAATCTTTAATTTTTCCTGATTGTTTAATAttactatatttttatatactataaatatacactacacattTGACTTCCTGTCATTTTCTTCTTATAACTACAGCTAAAAGcttaatgaatatttataatgaAGTGAGAGAAGCTTAATCAAATGTCAATACGATTCTCTTGGTTGAGTTGTTGTAGAAGGATGAACTGAATTTACAAAGGCtctttttaaatacagttttaaaaatgtctctTCACACTGACATGGTTTGCAGGGAAAGCAGGAAATGGATGTTGTAATCAGTGTCTCCTTCTTTGCTAGTATCTTTACCCCCTTCTTCCTCTTCAAGATGGATTAGTCCTATTCTGCCACTGCTTGGTTAAATACTGAGTACATTACAAGAGAAACTGGAACAAGTACCTCGAAACAATGCAGCTACTCAATGACAGGTTTGACCTCAATAGATAGCTATCAAAACTGCTACAATAGTTTTATCTTCAGATCTGTTTAATGATTAAATGTGAGGCACTATCAGCTATTACTAGATGCAAATGCTACAACACGAAGTACGAATGCATTACACACACTTCCATTCCTGGGATGGATCATTTTGATCATAGACCACAGGTCAAACAGCAGACACTGATTACCTATGACAGCATGATCCATATTCTCCAATTAGTTCAAATTCAAATAATCATAAATGCATGTAGATATCACACAGAATATTGTTTCATAAATCTCATTTTCACAAAAACGTAAAAGACTCTGACTGTAGCATTAACTCATACAGAAGTATTCACCCAGATACTTAAACCTACAACTTTATTATTGTTTAGCATCAAGCTAAACGAATTGTACCTGCAAATGTGGACTCAACTCCATTTTCCGTCTGATAAAGAGTTCCACATGACGAATAGTAGCTTCACCAGATACACGCACATACTTCCTCTCCAGAGGCtgcagaagaaaaaaacatcagatcAACATACTCTAACAGATAAACATTTTGCATTctgatattaaataaaataaaagtaaaaatacctTATAATGTTTAATACCCTCTTCTGCTCTGTGAGTTAAAAGTAAAAAacacgtttaaaaaaaaactgt from Hoplias malabaricus isolate fHopMal1 chromosome 8, fHopMal1.hap1, whole genome shotgun sequence includes:
- the inaa gene encoding internexin neuronal intermediate filament protein, alpha a, with translation MSYSSDPHFSSSSYRKVFGASPRFNASGSSSRMKPRTSSSLPVSRSLSVGSYARSVRSAVTMAPGDSVDVSQASVLNSEMKIIRTNEKEQLQGLNDRFVSFIEKVRTLEQQNKALETELTTMRQRHSEPRRLAELYQRQISELRAQLAAASGDRDRTLIERDTAEDELRKLQSKFEEESRARDEAEQALRCFRKDVDDATVARLQLERRVEALLDEMDFMRKVHDEEVAELTAMMHAAQVSVDVVDTSKPDLTSALKEIRCQFESLASKNMQSTEEWYKAKFYSLNEQTTRNNEALRAAKEELNEHRRQVQSKSMEIEALRGTSESLERQMREMEDEHSAEVAGYQETISHLELELRNTKSEMAHHLRDYQDLLNVKMALDIEIAAYRKLLEGEETHFGAGTGYSSINHDIPSMHYSCQSHSFTSSTRNPKKEKDDEQGKPKSGAQHEEMTEENSKKKEMDEDVDVNSN